ACTTGATGATGTTTTATTTCATGACCTTTAGATGCATACATTGTTTCATTCTTTTCTTTAACTGTAAATGTAACTATGTATTCCTCACCTTTGTATCTTTTTTGTACCACATCATATTCTAGTCCATAAGTTTGTCCAGGCTCTAAATCTATATTTACACATTTTTCATCTACAAACTCACCATTTTTAGTTGTAGTTATGAATATGTCATATCTATTTAAATTATTGAATAAATAATCATTTTTTATCTTAACTAAACCTTCTTTTACATCTTCAAATAATACATCTGCATACCAGTATTTAATCTCATAGAATTTAGGTGTTACTTCTCCATCAGCAAATACTAATCCATTTCCACTAAAATCATAATCATTTGGGAAATCTCCAAAATCTCCTCCATAAGCTAAATAACTTATATCTCCTTCTTTTTTAAGAATTGCTTGGTCTTTAAAGTCCCATACAAATCCACCTTGTAAAACATCATATTGCCTAAATAATTTATAATATGCATCTAAATTACCATTTGAATTTCCCATAGAATGTGTATATTCACACATTATATGAGGTTTTTTAGGATTATTTTTTGCATATTCTTCTATTTCCCAAGGTCTTGTGTACATTTGACTTTCTATCTCTGATACATCTTCATACATTCTATGATGAAATATTCCTTCATAATGTACTATTCTAGATTTATCATTATCTTTAAAGAATCTGTACATTTTTCTGAAGTTTTCTCCTCCAAAAGACTCATTTCCTAATGACCATATTATTATAGATGGATGATTTTTATCTCTTTCAAACATAGATTTACATCTTGCTAACACAGCATCTGTCCACTCTGATTTACTTCCTGGAAGTGCACCTTCTTCTTCTTTTTGTCCATACTTCCATGTGCCATGAGTTTCTAGATTTACTTCATCTATTACATATAATCCATATTTATCACATAAATCATACATATATGGATTATTTGGATAATGAGAAGTTCTTAGAGCATTAACATTAAACTGCTTCATTATTTTTATATCTTTTTCCATTATCTCTTTATTTATAGCTCTTCCCATTTCACTATCAAATTCATGTCTGTTAACACCATTAAATAGTATACGTTTTCCATTTATGTGCATTACATTTTCTTTTATTTCAAATCTTCTAAATCCTGTATCACAACTTACATATTCTATTACTTCATTATTTTCATTTTCTAAACTTATTATTACTTTATATAAGTTTGGTTGTTCTGCACTCCATTTTCTTGGATTATCTATTATAGTATTAAAATGTAGATTTGCTTTTCCATCTACAGTAACTTCTTTTTTACTAGAATATATTATATTTTCTTTATCATATAATTCTAATTTTATATTGTAATTTCCTATACCAACTACTTTTACTTTAGTACTAAAAGTCCCATCTTTATAATCATCTGTAAGATTTGAGTCTACTCTAAAATCTACTATATGAGTTTTATTTTTTATCTCTAAGTAAACATCTCTAAATATACCACTTAATCTCCAAAAGTCTTGATCTTCTAACCAACTTGCATCACACCATCTGTATACTTTTACACCTATTTTATTTTTACCTTCTACTAAGTAATCAGTTATATCAAACTCAGATGGGGAGAATGAATCTTTGCTAAACCCAACTATTTCTCCATTTACATATAGATAAAAGCATGACTCTACCCCTTGGAAATTTATTAATACTTTTTTATTTAATTGTTCCTTAGTTATATCTATATACTTTACATAACATCCTGCTTCATTTATTTTAACAGGTGCAAACGGTGGTTTTATATCTTCTCTTCCAGTCCATGGATATATAAGATTTGTATATTGTGGTATTCCATACCCCTTTATTTGCCAATTTGATGGAACATCAATTTCATCCCATGAATCATTGTTATAATTTATTTCATAAAAATCTTCTGGTATACTCTCTATATCTTTACAAAAGTTAAATTTCCATTTTCCATTTAGCGATATATACCTTGAAGAATTTTCTTTTATTCCTTCTATTGCTTGTTCTTTAGTTTCATAGCTTACAAAATCACTATGAGGTTTATTCATATTTAAAGATACTATTTGTGGATTATTATTCCACTCAGGGTATCCATTTTGTGGTTTTTCATATTTAAATTTCATAAATTTTCTCCCCTTTCACGTATAAAAATATTCATATGATTTTATCTATATAAACATTCTTTGTTACATGAAGTTCCTCCTTCTTCATATGAGTTTAAAGGTATATATTATCATAATAGATAATAATCTTTTTTAACGATTATCTTTACCACTATTTTAATAAAATTTACTTTTTAATTCTATATTTTCCCTCAAAATAATAATATCATTACATATAATCTATATCAACGTTTTCCTAGAATTTAGTAAAGTTTTATTTTATAATTAAACGCCCACCCTCCATAACAAAACGTGAGGGAGGGTGGGTGTTTAATTAATTATTTATTTAAATATCTTTCAAGTATTACAGCTCTTATGCTTTCATATTTAACATAATCTGGCATTACCTTTTTAATAACACTTACCTTTTCATCTCCAAACCTAGATATCGCATCTAATATCATTTCTTTTTCATTTTCAGTATACATACATTTTAAATCTATATCAAAATTTATACGATTTCCAAGTTTTATATAATCACAAACATATCCCAGTACTGTAGACACTGATATTTCTAATTCATCTACTACTTCATTTATATCTTTATTTTGATTTAATAAGTCTAAAGCTATTTCCTCATTTTTTCTACTATCTCCGTCTATTACTAGCTTTAGCCTTTTTTTCTCTTCCCATTTAGGAGTTATATTATTTTCTTTTATATATTCTTTAACTATATTTATAATATCTTCTCCATATTTATTTATCTTAACAGGACCTACTCCACCTATATCCTTTAATTGCTCTTCATCTAATGGATATCTTCCACTTATCTCTTTTAAACTGTTACTACTTAGTACCATATAAGGAAGTACACCTTCTAATTTTGATACACTAAGCCTATATTCCCTAAGTCTTTCATATAGCTTTTTATCTGTAGTTACATTAAAATAATCACTATTTAACCCCGTCGTATTTCCCGACACCTTATTGAGCTTAGATTTGTCTATATTTTTTTCTTTTATATATTTTTCAATTATCTCTTCAAACTTCCTACCATACTTTTCGTATTTAATTTCTCCAACCCCTGATATATTAAGCATTTCTTCTTTATTTATAGGATAAGAACTTGTCATATTCTTAAGAGTTGCATCTCCAAATACCATATATGGTGCTACTCCTTCTTCTTTAGCTATTTCACCTCTTAAAGAAACTAACATTTCATATAGCTCATTTTCCACATATCTTGATTTAGTAACCTTATCCTCTTTAAATTCAACTTTAATTTCTTGTTTTATTACTTTTAAAGATTGTTCATTTAATTTTATAGTAGGAAAACTTCCTCTTGGCCCTATATTCTCTACTACATCTAAAAAACCATGTGATACTAATGTATTTATAAAGGTTTTTAAATCTTCATTAGAATAATTTTTCATAATTCCATAAGTTGTTAAAGTATCAAATCCAAGGTCTAATACTTTCTTATTTTTAGAACCTCTTAAAACATCTATTATCATAGTAGCACCAAAACTTCTTTTCATTCTAGCAATGCAAGATATAACTTTTTGAGCATCTAGTGTTTTATCTACTACTTCACCTTCATTTAAGCAGTTGCTACAATTGTTACAGTCTTCTAAAAAAGGTTCTCCAAAATAGTTTAATATACTTTTTCTATAACAAGTATTTGAGTAAACTAAGTCTACCATTTGTTGGAGCTTTTTATATTGAACTCTCTTTCTTTCAGGATTTTCAATCCCAACTTCAACTAAATATTTTTGAGTGTGAACATCTCCTGGTGAAAATAATAATACACACTCACTATCCTCTCCATCTCTTCCCGCTCTACCTATTTCTTGGTAATAGTTTTCTATACTTTGTGGCATATTATAGTGAAGTACCCATCTAATATTTGGCTTATCTATTCCCATACCAAATGCATTTGTAGCTACCATTATCTTTATATCATCATTTATAAAGTTTTCTTGATACTCTTTTCTTGCTTCATTTGAAAGCCCTGCATGGTATTTAGCTACTGAATAATTTCTTTTTAGTAAGCCTTCATATATACTTTCTACTTCTTTTCTAGTTGAAGCATATATTATTCCACTCTCATTTTTATGATTTTCTACATAATCTAGTGTATATTTATTTTTAGATGATGACTTTACTATATTTATAGATAAATTCTCTCTATCAAATCCAGTTATATAAATAGCTGGTTTGTGTAAATCTAGTATATTTACAATATCCTCTCTAACTTCATTACTCGCAGTTGCTGTAAATGCAGTAACTATAGGTCTTTTATCTAATCTATTTATAAAGTATGGTATTTTTTTATAACTTACTCTAAAGTCATGCCCCCATTGAGAAACACAGTGAGCTTCATCTATTGCAACTTGACTTATATTTTTTCCTCTTATTATATTTACAAATTCCATACTATCCAGTCTTTCTGGTGCTATGTATATTATTTTACATTCATCATTTTCTATTTCTTCTAAAACTTTACTATATTCACTATTGGATAAGGAACTGTTTATTAAAGAAGCTTTAATTCCCATAGTATTTAATGCATCAACTTGGTCTTTCATAAGTGAGATTAATGGAGAAATAACTATAGTTATTCCATCTAAGCAAAGAGCTGGAACTTGATAACATATAGATTTCCCACCACCCGTTGGCATTATAGCAAGTACATCTTCTTTATTTATTATAGATGTTATAATATTTTCTTGTCCTTTTCTAAAACTTGTATACCCATAATATTTATGTAGTATATCTAAAGGTTTTATATTCATCTACGCTCTCCTTTAAAATCTTTATTCTAAAAATTTGCTTCGCTTGAGCAATGTGTCATCGAAACACTTCATGTAGCCAACGACTTCGTCCGTTGCTTGAGCCACTACGTTGGCGAAGTATTTCAAAATCTTTTTTACGCTCAAAACCAATTTATTGATATTACTTACATTCAGAATTTATCCACATTTTTAAAAATATTATAATATCTTTAAGCGTAAAAAATTTCAGAAAATAACTATATCATTGATTTATCAATAGTCAAACTATTTTCTGAAACTAGTTTAATTTATATAATTAACATTATTCTAATAAATACTTTGTAATAATTTTAAAATTTCTTCCTTATTAAGCTCATACGGATTAGCAAATATATTTAAAGATGTACATAAGTTAGCTATTGTTTCTAACTCATCCTTTTTTATATTATAATTTCTTAGGTTATTAGCTAGACCTATATCCTTCTTCAATTTATATATTTCATCAACAAATTCTTCTACATTAGCATATCCAACATCTTTACTTAACTTATCAATTCTATCAAACTCAACTTTTGAATTTAATAATAATACTTTATCTTGAGTAATACCACATGCTTCACCATGAGGTATATTATACTTACTAGTTAATGGATATGATATTCCATGACATGCAGCCGTTCCTGTAACAGAGAAAGCCATTCCCGCTAATAATGATGCTTGGCACATATTTTCTCTATATTCTATATTATCAAGGTTATTAACTGCATTTTTTAAATTATTCATAACAATCTTTACTGATTCTATAGCTAAAATATCTGATATAGGATTATTATTTTTACTATAATAAGATTCTAATGCATGTGATAATACATCTATACCTGAACTAGCTGTAACCTTTTTAGGTACTGTAAGTGTTAACTCTGGATCAATTATTGCTATTTTAGGATATAGATAATATGATTTTATAGGGAATTTATCTTCAGTATGTGTATCACTTATAACAGAAACACTAGTAACTTCACTTCCTGTACCTGAGGTTGTAGGTAATGCTATTACAGGTATATTTTTATTAATCTCTAATTTATTTTCTAGGAAATATCTTATGTTAGTATCCATAGCTGCCATACAAGAAGATATCTTTGCACAATCTAGTATACTTCCTCCACCTAAAGCTATAACAAAATCTGCATCACTTTCTTTTATAGCTTTAGTTGTTCTTTCTACATCTTCTATTGTGGGATTTATGCTTATTCCAAAATGTATGTTTTTTACATTTTCACTTAATAGCTGTAAAATCTCTTGTCCATATTCACTATTTATAAATCTCTCACTAGATATTAGTATTCCTTTTTTAAAATTATTATCTTTTATTACTTTGTTTATATTTTTAACTGCCCCACATTTAAATATTATTTCAACAGGAAGCCCAAATTTATAGTTCATATAACTACCTCTTTTATATTAGATTTATTAATCTATTATTTTATCATACATATTATGATTAAACTATATGTGTAGCTAAATTCTTTTTAATCTAATCATAAAACCTAATATTTTATATTTTCTTGATCATCTTATATAGTTATAAATTTTTTTATATTCATCTATATATTTTTATAATTTAACTCGTTGTGCTAGTTAAATATAATCGCTGAAAATACTAGAGTTTAATAAAATATATTTTGATAGTTAGAAAACTTTATATAGTAATTTCAATATATTTAGTAAAATAACTAGCACAATAGATTAATTTAATATCCTTAAACATAAAAAAAGTGCCTATTTATTAGACACTTTAATATATTTACTAGAATCCAAAAGGTATTCCAGCTACCATCCATATTATAAACATTACTGTCCAAGCTACTAAGAAAGTCATAGAGTAAGGTAACATCATAGATGTTATAGTTCCTATACCAGATTTTTTATCATACACTTGAGTAAATACTATAACCATTGCAAAATAACTCATAAGTGGTGATATTATATTAGTTGAACTATCTGCTATTCTATATGCAGTTTGAACTGCAGCAGGATCAATATTCAACTTTATAAACATTGGTATAAATACTGGTGCCATTATAGCCCATTTAGCTGAAGCTGACCCCATAAATAAGTTTATAAATGCTGTTATTATTATAAATCCTACAAGAAGTGGTATAGCACCAATATTTGCAGATTGTAACAATTCTGCTCCAATAATAGCTATTATAGTTCCTAAGTTAGTATAATTAAAGTAACTTATAAATTGAGATGCAACGAATGCTAAACATAAATATCCACCCATTGAACTCATTGCTTTACTCATATGAGCTGCTACTTCTTTTTCATTTTTAACAGTCCCAGCTATTTTTCCATAAACTACTGATGGAACGAAGAATAAAAGTGCAACTATTGGTATAAGCCCATTCATAAATGTAGAATGATCTATTATTGAATTTAAGAAGCCATCTGCTTCTAAGTTTCTTAAGAAAGAGTTTGGCATTACTATTAATACTATTAATCCAACTACCATTGCTATTAATGTAATATTTGCAGCAGTCATAGCTTTCTTTTCTTTATCACTTATATTTTGTAAATCAGAACCTTTGTCTACACTACCTTCATACTTTCCAAGTCTTGGCTCTATAACTTTAGTAGTTAATATAGTCCCAAGTATAGTTATTAAAAATGTTGATACAACCATGAATAAGTAGTTTGCAGTTGGTGTAATATTTACTGTTGGATCTAATATATGTGCAGCTTCATTAGTTATACCTGCAAGCATTGGATCTATTGTTCCTATAAGTAAGTTTGCACTAAATCCTCCAGATACTCCAGCAAATGCTGCTGCTATACCTGCAAGTGGATGTCTTCCATAAGCCATAAATACTAATGCACCAAGTGGTATAAGTATTACATACCCTGCATCTGATGCAACGTTTGACATTATACCTAAAAATACTACCATTGGAACTATTAATTTAGATGGAGTTATACTAACTACCTTCTTAAGTAATGTTCCTATGTATCCTGAACTTTCTGCTATACCTATACCTAACATACCAACTAAAACAACCCCAAGTGGTGCAAAGCTTGTAAAATTAGATACTGCATTTTCAAGCATATACGAAAATCCTTCACCATTAAGTAACGATACTGCAGATACTACTGTTGTTTCTATTTCATTTGTTGTTCTATTTAATATATCCGCTTCTACTGATAACCCCATGCTAGCTGCTATTGCTGATATTATAGCTATCGCAACACATAACATAGCAAATAATGTTACAGGATGTGGAAGCTTATTTCC
The Romboutsia ilealis genome window above contains:
- a CDS encoding glycoside hydrolase family 2 TIM barrel-domain containing protein, with translation MKFKYEKPQNGYPEWNNNPQIVSLNMNKPHSDFVSYETKEQAIEGIKENSSRYISLNGKWKFNFCKDIESIPEDFYEINYNNDSWDEIDVPSNWQIKGYGIPQYTNLIYPWTGREDIKPPFAPVKINEAGCYVKYIDITKEQLNKKVLINFQGVESCFYLYVNGEIVGFSKDSFSPSEFDITDYLVEGKNKIGVKVYRWCDASWLEDQDFWRLSGIFRDVYLEIKNKTHIVDFRVDSNLTDDYKDGTFSTKVKVVGIGNYNIKLELYDKENIIYSSKKEVTVDGKANLHFNTIIDNPRKWSAEQPNLYKVIISLENENNEVIEYVSCDTGFRRFEIKENVMHINGKRILFNGVNRHEFDSEMGRAINKEIMEKDIKIMKQFNVNALRTSHYPNNPYMYDLCDKYGLYVIDEVNLETHGTWKYGQKEEEGALPGSKSEWTDAVLARCKSMFERDKNHPSIIIWSLGNESFGGENFRKMYRFFKDNDKSRIVHYEGIFHHRMYEDVSEIESQMYTRPWEIEEYAKNNPKKPHIMCEYTHSMGNSNGNLDAYYKLFRQYDVLQGGFVWDFKDQAILKKEGDISYLAYGGDFGDFPNDYDFSGNGLVFADGEVTPKFYEIKYWYADVLFEDVKEGLVKIKNDYLFNNLNRYDIFITTTKNGEFVDEKCVNIDLEPGQTYGLEYDVVQKRYKGEEYIVTFTVKEKNETMYASKGHEIKHHQVVLKPNTLQIEREENTNKVNINEEDKLITLSTEKVKVSLSKESGLLEQYIVNGENILKEESRPYFWRSSTNNDRGFKNEIDAVSWRNPKMNLVNIKIENYINLVNLVVDIELDNNSTVTYVYSLDSNSKLKVQQILNPNRDLAKIPVISDMFILKEEFKNITYYGRGEIENYWDKYKSAKVGLYEDIVTEKMVNYLQPQENGAKTDVRYLEIKNEKGEGIKISGVPTFEFNISKYHPEDVEIADHFYKLKPLDATVLRIIYKQMGVGGDDSWRALPHPEYILNPNKIYTLTYEIKPI
- the recQ gene encoding DNA helicase RecQ — encoded protein: MNIKPLDILHKYYGYTSFRKGQENIITSIINKEDVLAIMPTGGGKSICYQVPALCLDGITIVISPLISLMKDQVDALNTMGIKASLINSSLSNSEYSKVLEEIENDECKIIYIAPERLDSMEFVNIIRGKNISQVAIDEAHCVSQWGHDFRVSYKKIPYFINRLDKRPIVTAFTATASNEVREDIVNILDLHKPAIYITGFDRENLSINIVKSSSKNKYTLDYVENHKNESGIIYASTRKEVESIYEGLLKRNYSVAKYHAGLSNEARKEYQENFINDDIKIMVATNAFGMGIDKPNIRWVLHYNMPQSIENYYQEIGRAGRDGEDSECVLLFSPGDVHTQKYLVEVGIENPERKRVQYKKLQQMVDLVYSNTCYRKSILNYFGEPFLEDCNNCSNCLNEGEVVDKTLDAQKVISCIARMKRSFGATMIIDVLRGSKNKKVLDLGFDTLTTYGIMKNYSNEDLKTFINTLVSHGFLDVVENIGPRGSFPTIKLNEQSLKVIKQEIKVEFKEDKVTKSRYVENELYEMLVSLRGEIAKEEGVAPYMVFGDATLKNMTSSYPINKEEMLNISGVGEIKYEKYGRKFEEIIEKYIKEKNIDKSKLNKVSGNTTGLNSDYFNVTTDKKLYERLREYRLSVSKLEGVLPYMVLSSNSLKEISGRYPLDEEQLKDIGGVGPVKINKYGEDIINIVKEYIKENNITPKWEEKKRLKLVIDGDSRKNEEIALDLLNQNKDINEVVDELEISVSTVLGYVCDYIKLGNRINFDIDLKCMYTENEKEMILDAISRFGDEKVSVIKKVMPDYVKYESIRAVILERYLNK
- a CDS encoding iron-containing alcohol dehydrogenase family protein: MNYKFGLPVEIIFKCGAVKNINKVIKDNNFKKGILISSERFINSEYGQEILQLLSENVKNIHFGISINPTIEDVERTTKAIKESDADFVIALGGGSILDCAKISSCMAAMDTNIRYFLENKLEINKNIPVIALPTTSGTGSEVTSVSVISDTHTEDKFPIKSYYLYPKIAIIDPELTLTVPKKVTASSGIDVLSHALESYYSKNNNPISDILAIESVKIVMNNLKNAVNNLDNIEYRENMCQASLLAGMAFSVTGTAACHGISYPLTSKYNIPHGEACGITQDKVLLLNSKVEFDRIDKLSKDVGYANVEEFVDEIYKLKKDIGLANNLRNYNIKKDELETIANLCTSLNIFANPYELNKEEILKLLQSIY
- a CDS encoding AbgT family transporter; this translates as MNSSVAQKTEKKTFIQKFLDFVEIGGNKLPHPVTLFAMLCVAIAIISAIAASMGLSVEADILNRTTNEIETTVVSAVSLLNGEGFSYMLENAVSNFTSFAPLGVVLVGMLGIGIAESSGYIGTLLKKVVSITPSKLIVPMVVFLGIMSNVASDAGYVILIPLGALVFMAYGRHPLAGIAAAFAGVSGGFSANLLIGTIDPMLAGITNEAAHILDPTVNITPTANYLFMVVSTFLITILGTILTTKVIEPRLGKYEGSVDKGSDLQNISDKEKKAMTAANITLIAMVVGLIVLIVMPNSFLRNLEADGFLNSIIDHSTFMNGLIPIVALLFFVPSVVYGKIAGTVKNEKEVAAHMSKAMSSMGGYLCLAFVASQFISYFNYTNLGTIIAIIGAELLQSANIGAIPLLVGFIIITAFINLFMGSASAKWAIMAPVFIPMFIKLNIDPAAVQTAYRIADSSTNIISPLMSYFAMVIVFTQVYDKKSGIGTITSMMLPYSMTFLVAWTVMFIIWMVAGIPFGF